GGTACAGCGATGGGTTACAAATTGGTCCAGCTCCACAAACGTACCGGGATCAAGCAGCTTTTCAATGCGTTCGCGTGCCGTCATTTTGCCCTTGGCATGCTGTTTTTCTATCCGCTTGGGACCACCGGCCGCCATAATTTTTGCGGTTTGTTCCTGCACATTCTTAATTTTATCAAGTGTTGCAGACAAGAAATTCGCACCTCCTTTTTATAGGTACCGGTTTGCCAAGCTGCCTAAGGCAGCTTGGCAAGCCGATAGAGTCGAAAACCTTACAGCTTATAAAACTGCTGTACCTATTGCGCCGGGAAAAACGGCCAAAGTATCGGCAAAAGGATTAAAGATACTATAAAACAGACAACCAATAATCCCGAACCGGCTTTTACGTAATCCATAAATTTGTAGCCGCCCGGTCCAAGCACCAGGGTACAGGGAGCGGAACCAACCGGCGTCAGGAAAGCGCAGGTTGCACCGACGCAGATGGCCATCAGTACCGCATGGGGACTGGCGCCCAGCTCTTTGGCAATTGAAATCCCGATTGGCGCCAGAAGAGCGGTAGTCGCGGTGTTCGTCATAAATTGAGTCAGGGCACAGGATAAAACAAACAGAGCAACAGTAATCATAAGCGGGCTTGGATTAGTTCCGATAAGGCCCATCACCTGATCGGCAATCAGCTTGCCGGCCCCGGTCTTATCCAATGCCGTAGCAACCGGCAGCATACCGGCCAATACAAACAGGGTAACCAAATCAATGGAAGCGTATGCCTGCTTTTCTGTCACACACCCGGTCAGTATGCAGGCGATAGCGCCGATAACAGCCGCATAATACATCGGCACACTTTTCAAATCAAGCGCCATGACAACAAGGACAGCTACAAGGATGATAAATGTGATCCACATCTTTACAGGACTTTTATTGGTTGCAACCGTAGCGGCAGTCTCACTTTGTACTGCTTCGTCCTCTGCACAATTTGAGCCGCTTCTATTGGGTACAAAATTTTTGCCTACAAAAATCATATAGACAAGACCGACGATTGTCAGCGGAATGCCTATCTTGGCAAACTCAAAAAAGCCGAAAGGCCGGTATCCCATAGTTGACAGCATTTCGGAAACAATAATATTGGGCGGCGAACCTACCAGGGTGATTAAACCGCCCAGCCCGGCCGCATAAGCTAACGGCAATAGCTGCCGCGACTGCGAAATCCGGGCCGCCTTGCAGATTCCCTGCACGATCGGCATCATCACTGCTGTGGCGCCGGTATTTGAAGTTACTGAGGAAAGGGCGGCTGTAGTGGCCGTTGTACCGAACAATAAACCTTTTTCGCCTTGCCCGACTTTTGAAACGACCCATTCACCCACTGCTTGCGCTAGACCAGTGTGGAACATGGCTGCACCAATGATGAACATCCCGCCGAACAATACCACAGTAGAATTTGAAAGCCCGGAGAATGCCACTTTCATGGGTAGAATTCCGAGCAAACCCAACGCCATGGCCCCGCCGATGGAAGTAATAGCCATTGGAACGAGTTCCGTAACAAACAAAAGAGCAAGGACCGCAAGAACAATCAGAGTAATAATATCCGGTGTCATTTTTTGTGTTCCTCCTTTTTGTTAAACTCCACGATCAATATCCAATATACCTACCAATGCTTCCCGGTACATGCAGCAGTTTCGCTCAACCTCCCCTCATGAGCGGACAAACAAACGTCTTCATCTGTCCATTCTTCATTAATACTTATGGCTGTTTTAACGTATGGTACCAACGCAAAACCATAAACCCAGATATACCGTTTACTGTCATCGCGGGGATCGACAGCGGCGTGGCGATTTCGGGCGCCGGATTTTCTTGCCTGCTACTCTCTGTAATTCTTTCCTGCCCGCTGCGAAGAACAAGCCGCCTAAAGCTCGAGATTGCTTCACTATCGTTCGCAATGACAAATTGAATTTTTTTAGTATGTAGCCTATAAAATTGATGAACAAGAGAATTTATGATAAACAGCTTTCACTTTCAATGTTATTTTATAATATTTATGTTAATAAGACTATTGTGATAATTTTAACTATTCGTATTCGTGAAGACTATTAAGATAATTTTAGCTATTCATATTCGTAAAGACTATTAAGATAATTTTAGCTATTTTACAGCTATCATAAAAACACCTGAACCGGCAACTCCCCTCAATCCAGATTGCGTATGTGTCTTTCTGTT
The Veillonellales bacterium DNA segment above includes these coding regions:
- a CDS encoding SLC13 family permease, with translation MTPDIITLIVLAVLALLFVTELVPMAITSIGGAMALGLLGILPMKVAFSGLSNSTVVLFGGMFIIGAAMFHTGLAQAVGEWVVSKVGQGEKGLLFGTTATTAALSSVTSNTGATAVMMPIVQGICKAARISQSRQLLPLAYAAGLGGLITLVGSPPNIIVSEMLSTMGYRPFGFFEFAKIGIPLTIVGLVYMIFVGKNFVPNRSGSNCAEDEAVQSETAATVATNKSPVKMWITFIILVAVLVVMALDLKSVPMYYAAVIGAIACILTGCVTEKQAYASIDLVTLFVLAGMLPVATALDKTGAGKLIADQVMGLIGTNPSPLMITVALFVLSCALTQFMTNTATTALLAPIGISIAKELGASPHAVLMAICVGATCAFLTPVGSAPCTLVLGPGGYKFMDYVKAGSGLLVVCFIVSLILLPILWPFFPAQ